The DNA region CGCGTTCGCCTTCTATCGGGCCGTTCTCTCGTCGCTCTCGACGGATTCCGTTCCGACCAGCGGCGTCGGGACGGACGACCTCCACGATCGTCTCGCCGCGCGACTCGCCCGGCCCGACCGCCGGGCGGTGATCGCCGTCGACCACCACGACGAACCGGAAACGATTGACGTGGCGAGGGTTCGGGAGTTACTCGAGGCGGTCGACGAGAGCACGACGGTCATCCCGATCGGGCGGCGAGCGCCCACCGGGTGGGACGGGTCCGTCGTCGAGGTCCCGGCCTACCGCCAGCACGAACTCGTCGACGTGGTGACCGAGCGAACCGCCGTGGGACTGGCCGCCGGCACGCTCGACCACCAGGCAGTCCGGTCGCTGGCGGAGTGGGCCGACGGCAACGCTCACGACGCGCTGGCGGCGGTGTTCGGCGCTGCGTACCTGGCGACGGAGGCGGGCGCCGAAACGATCGACGACCGCCACCTCGAGGCCGCGAAGGCGGACGTGCCGGGTGGCGGCGTCCACGTCGACCGGGCACTGGCCCTGCCGGAATCGCGCCAGCGCGTACTCGTCGCGCTGATCCAGGTTTGCGATGACGAGACCGACCGTCGATCGATTCGTACCCTTTCGGACGACATCGCCCGTTCGTCGTCACTGACGAGCGGGACCGTCAAGCGATTTCTGTACGAACTGGCCGACAGAGGACTACTCGAGCGGGTGTCGATCAACGAGGCGGTCGGGAGCGAAGGAGGGAGTGGGGGTCGCCGCCCGAGCACGCTCGAGCCGCGATTCCCGACGATTGCGTTCCAGGCGCTGACGACGGCTCAGGAGTAACCGAGCGCTCGAGAACGTTCCTCTCTCGCCCGCTTTAATTTCTATAGTTTAGCCACGCAATAGCAGTGGTTCCGTAACGACCCGGGGCGAACGCGAGGTTATCCTCGGCGAGCGCGTATCTCGATCCATGCCGACCGTCCAGACCGACGATATCGAGACCTACTGCGTCGTACGCGGTGAGGGTCCACCTGTCGTCTTCGTTCACGGGATGATCATGCGTTCGACGATGTGGGAACCGCAGATGAGTGCCCTCGAGGACGCGTTCAAAACGATCGCCTACGACGTCCGCGGCCACGGCCGGACCGGCGGTTCCGACGTCTCGCCGTACTCGATCGACCTTTTCGCGTCGGATCTCGAGGCGCTGCTGGACGCCCTCGGAATCGAACGGGCGGTCGTCTGTGGACTTTCGATGGGCGGAGCTATCGCACAGACGTTCGCCGCGACCTGCCCCGAGCGGGTGGCCGGACTCGTGCTCGCGGACACGTTTCCGACCGGACCGATGCCCACGACGCTCCGACTCGCGGTGGCGAACATCCGGTTTCTCGCCCGACTGGATCGTCTCGTGGGCTACGAGACGTTGAACTGGTGGCAGCTTCGGGTCGGGGACAGACTCCTACCCGGCGTCTCGGGCGATCGGACGACCGTCCAGGGGCTCGTCGAGGACGGCCCAACAATATCTCACGCGGAGTTCGTCAAGATCGCCGACGCAACCGCCCGGTTCCCCCGGATCGAACTCGAGTTCGCCGGCCTTTCGGCACCGACGCTCGTACTGCACGGAGAGCACTTGCCGATGGCCAACGAGTCGCTCACCGCTCGACTGGTCGAGCAGCTCGCACACACCGAGCCGACTGTTCTCGTGGTTCCTAATAGCGGACACGCGTCGAACATCGACAATCCCGAATATTTCACGTCGGCGCTGCGCACGTTCCTGACCGAACGGGTGTACGACTACGCGGTTGAGGACGTGGATCCGGACCGTGAACTCGAGTGGCCCTGAGCACGGTCTCGGGCAGGCTGAGCGCCATCGAAGCGTCGTCGATTTGCGACAATCGGTCTTCTGCCATCGCGCTACTCGAGCACCCGGCTTCGTAGCCCCTTCGGAACGGCGTTCGCGATCATCGTGCGATCGTAGCGACCGGTCCGCAAGAGGCCGAGACAGAAGACGCCAGCGACGGCGGCCGCGATCCAGTTGCCATAGAGCAGGTTAATCGAGCCCCACAGGAGCACGAAGCTCACCAGGTCGTCCAAGATGAACGGACACTCCCGGACGCGCTCGAGCAGTGCCTCGCGGTCGAAGGCGAGGTCGATAAGAATCACGGCGACGGTGCCCGAGAGGAGCCACCCGACGTAGTTCGAGAGCGGAACACCGTAGTAGACGCCCGCCTCGAACGCCCAGAAACCGATCGAGACCGCCGCGGGGTCGAGCACGAGGTCGACGGCGACGACGGCGGCGACGGCGGCCGGGAGCCGGACCAGCGGGTTCGCGGCCCGCTGGCCGAAGACGAGTACCGTGAGGAGGTAAGCATTGAGTACGAGTGGGACGAAAAACAGCGGCAGGGCTAGCGGAATCTCTCCAAACAGCATCGGCCCGAGCGAGATTGCGTACTCGAAGTCGCCGTAGGGCCAGCCGGTACGCACGCCCAGCAGTTCGACGCCGTAGGTGTAGGCCGTGAGCAGGCCGAGCCAGCCGAGCGCCCGCCAGCCGATCCGTGGCAGGAGCCCCACCACGAGGGGCGAGCGCATCACGAGCGTGCCGAAGAGGATCAAAAGTGGGTTGTACGCGAGCGGTTCCGGAATTACCCCTTCAGCGCTCCCGACGAGGCTGATTGCGCCCACCAGCGGAAAGATCACGGCGATAGTGAAGCGGTTCTCCAGGACGAGCGCCTCGAGGCGACGCTGGATCCGTTCTCTGCCTGCCCGATTCGGGGCCGCCTCGGTCCCGCCGTCAGCCATAGAATACCCCCCAGAGCCCGCCCATCGTCAGCGCCATGCCGACGACCGTGTTGATCGCCGGGAACCACCAATAGGCTCGCGAGACGGCCACGCTCGAGGTCGCCACGCCCAAGACGAAGAGCGGGTAGATGCCGAGCAGTAGTCCTAGACGGTAGTCGAGTGCCCCGAAGGCGAGAGCGGCGGCGAGCCAGCAGGCGACGCAGTAGGCGTAGGTGCGCCGTTTCCCCAGCACGGTCGCGGTCGTCCGAATCCCCGCCCGGCGATCGGGTTCGATGTCGGGAACGGCCGAGAAGGTGTGCATGCCCATCGCCCAGAGCCAGGCCCCGGCCAGCGCGAGCAGCGGAGGCTGGGAGCCAGAGATGGCGGCGTAGGCGGCCGCGCCGGGTGCAATATAAAGGCCGTTCGAGATCGAGTCGAGCAACGGTGTCGTCTTGAATCGAAGCGGCGGGGCGCTGTAGCCAGCACCCAGCAGGAGGAAGACGGCGATCCAGGGCCACGACGGTGCCGGAAGCCACGGGAGCAGCACTAGCGGGACGAGTGCGCACGCGACGACGGCAACGGGAACGAATCGCTGCCCCTCGTAGCGCCCTTCGCGATCCTCCTTCTTCGGATTCTCGGCGTCGATTTCCCGGTCGTACACGTCGTTGATCCCGTACAGGAAGACGTTCGCCGGGATCAGGAAGTATGCGACCAGGACGATCGCGGTGGGTGAAAGCAGGTCTCCGACGTTCTCGGCGGCGTAGGCGATCCCCACCAGCACCGGCCCGGCGAGGTACAGCCAGAACCGCGGCCTCGAGAGCTTCAACAGGTACGCGAGCGGGTCGAGGAGCGGACGGTCGCTCGAGGGTCGTCGGTTGGCGGTCACGGCTGTTCACCGGGCAACGGCGCCCTCGATGCCGATTGCCAGTATCGGTTCGCTACGGTCTGAGTTCGGATCTGCGTGTCGGTCGGTGCCATCGTGGTCACCTCGAGTCAGGTACCAGCACGGTTAGTACCGAAATCCTCAACTACCTTCTCGGCCGTGAGTTCGCCGCTGA from Natronosalvus rutilus includes:
- a CDS encoding Cdc6/Cdc18 family protein, whose translation is MDLAERIARRRTAQPHSGFVLDREVLSPTVHRSEPVGRGSTLEALLDAVEPAFSNSLPEPFAVVGPAGSGTSAVITALFAALTAELGDSTRAIGTTTRAGSDRRAIRFVYVDARRTTSAFAFYRAVLSSLSTDSVPTSGVGTDDLHDRLAARLARPDRRAVIAVDHHDEPETIDVARVRELLEAVDESTTVIPIGRRAPTGWDGSVVEVPAYRQHELVDVVTERTAVGLAAGTLDHQAVRSLAEWADGNAHDALAAVFGAAYLATEAGAETIDDRHLEAAKADVPGGGVHVDRALALPESRQRVLVALIQVCDDETDRRSIRTLSDDIARSSSLTSGTVKRFLYELADRGLLERVSINEAVGSEGGSGGRRPSTLEPRFPTIAFQALTTAQE
- a CDS encoding alpha/beta fold hydrolase; amino-acid sequence: MPTVQTDDIETYCVVRGEGPPVVFVHGMIMRSTMWEPQMSALEDAFKTIAYDVRGHGRTGGSDVSPYSIDLFASDLEALLDALGIERAVVCGLSMGGAIAQTFAATCPERVAGLVLADTFPTGPMPTTLRLAVANIRFLARLDRLVGYETLNWWQLRVGDRLLPGVSGDRTTVQGLVEDGPTISHAEFVKIADATARFPRIELEFAGLSAPTLVLHGEHLPMANESLTARLVEQLAHTEPTVLVVPNSGHASNIDNPEYFTSALRTFLTERVYDYAVEDVDPDRELEWP
- the cruF gene encoding bisanhydrobacterioruberin hydratase, which codes for MADGGTEAAPNRAGRERIQRRLEALVLENRFTIAVIFPLVGAISLVGSAEGVIPEPLAYNPLLILFGTLVMRSPLVVGLLPRIGWRALGWLGLLTAYTYGVELLGVRTGWPYGDFEYAISLGPMLFGEIPLALPLFFVPLVLNAYLLTVLVFGQRAANPLVRLPAAVAAVVAVDLVLDPAAVSIGFWAFEAGVYYGVPLSNYVGWLLSGTVAVILIDLAFDREALLERVRECPFILDDLVSFVLLWGSINLLYGNWIAAAVAGVFCLGLLRTGRYDRTMIANAVPKGLRSRVLE
- a CDS encoding prenyltransferase — encoded protein: MTANRRPSSDRPLLDPLAYLLKLSRPRFWLYLAGPVLVGIAYAAENVGDLLSPTAIVLVAYFLIPANVFLYGINDVYDREIDAENPKKEDREGRYEGQRFVPVAVVACALVPLVLLPWLPAPSWPWIAVFLLLGAGYSAPPLRFKTTPLLDSISNGLYIAPGAAAYAAISGSQPPLLALAGAWLWAMGMHTFSAVPDIEPDRRAGIRTTATVLGKRRTYAYCVACWLAAALAFGALDYRLGLLLGIYPLFVLGVATSSVAVSRAYWWFPAINTVVGMALTMGGLWGVFYG